Proteins encoded by one window of Lathyrus oleraceus cultivar Zhongwan6 chromosome 1, CAAS_Psat_ZW6_1.0, whole genome shotgun sequence:
- the LOC127106292 gene encoding basic blue protein codes for MGEGRGSVGSTSVITMILLFMFVFHPNLIHAETFTVGDAKGWSFGVQNWPTGKTFKAGDTLVFNYVPPMHNVVKVNETNFNSCVAQPLSGSVIFKSGADKITLVKGSNFFLCGVGTHCGAGMKIAVNAK; via the exons ATGGGTGAGGGAAGAGGCAGTGTAGGTAGCACAAGCGTTATTACAATGATTCTATTGTTTATGTTTGTGTTTCATCCTAATCTGATTCATGCAGAAACGTTCACCGTTGGTGATGCCAAAGGTTGGTCCTTTGGTGTTCAAAACTGGCCTACAGGAAAAACTTTCAAAGCAGGAGATACACTTG TATTTAATTACGTTCCTCCCATGCACAACGTGGTGAAAGTGAACGAGACTAATTTCAATTCATGTGTGGCTCAACCTCTAAGTGGATCAGTAATTTTTAAATCTGGAGCGGATAAAATTACACTTGTTAAGGGATCCAACTTCTTCTTATGTGGTGTTGGCACTCACTGTGGTGCTGGAATGAAAATTGCAGTTAATGCTAAATAA